One Ricinus communis isolate WT05 ecotype wild-type chromosome 2, ASM1957865v1, whole genome shotgun sequence DNA segment encodes these proteins:
- the LOC125368583 gene encoding uncharacterized protein LOC125368583 — MERNEKKTNSIEASVKQLEIQIGQIAEAVQENKKEKLPSQPEQAKAIIILKNGELFDNNVENLIEKDSSYKKKEEEPNLGQKEKDNEAFSGPEFHKAAEPYKPPIMFPNRLKESKQDKQFSEIFDMLSKVNINLPLLDVIRNMPAYAKFFKELNSNKRRYGNNEKVMVSETASAVLQQQLPPKMKDPESFTVDITMGDKKVAKAMLDLGASINLIPYSTYAQLGLGELKPTTMSLQLADTSIKYPRGIVEDLLIQVGKLIIPVDFMVLDMEGTSTRDKE; from the exons ATGGAGaggaatgagaaaaaaactaattCCATAGAAGCTTCTGTAAAGCAATTGGAGATTCAAATTGGGCAAATTGCTGAAGCAgtacaagaaaataagaaagaaaaattgccAAGTCAACCTGAGCAAGCTAAAGCAATCATTATTCTTAAGAATGGtgaattatttgataataatgttGAAAATCTAATTGAAAAAGATTCTTCTTAT aaaaagaaggaagaagagcCTAATCTTGGGCAGAAAGAGAAAGACAATGAGGCATTTTCAGGACCTGAGTTTCATAAGGCAGCTGAACCTTATAAGCCTCCTATTATGTTCCCGAACAGAttgaaagaaagcaaacaGGATAAGcaattttctgaaatttttgaTATGCTTTCTAAAGTTAACATTAATTTGCCTTTGTTGGATGTGATTAGGAATATGCCAGCTtatgctaagttctttaaGGAACTCAATTCCAACAAGAGGAGATATGGGAACAATGAAAAAGTTATGGTGTCTGAAACAGCGAGTGCAGTTCTCCAACAACAGTTACCTCCTAAGATGAAAGACCCTGAGAGCTTTACCGTTGATATTACAATGGGGGACAAAAAAGTTGCTAAAGCCATGTTGGATTTGGGAGCAAGCATCAATTTGATACCATATTCAACATATGCACAACTTGGCTTAGGAGAATTAAAGCCAACCACCATGTCTCTGCAACTAGCTGATACGTCAATTAAATATCCAAGAGGCATAGTAGAAGACTTGCTGATTCAGGTAGGAAAACTGATAATCCCTGTTGACTTTATGGTTCTAGACATGGAAGGAACATCAACAAGGGATAAGGAGTAA